A window of the Oncorhynchus masou masou isolate Uvic2021 chromosome 13, UVic_Omas_1.1, whole genome shotgun sequence genome harbors these coding sequences:
- the LOC135552452 gene encoding E3 ubiquitin-protein ligase rififylin-like isoform X1 — translation MWTSCCNWFCLDTATVEESNSSMRHQAYTNSGYSSYPSPPLPEHTCKACGSRFVTLARKQHVCVDCKKNYCGSCSAQLEPRQRLCHTCQRFHGTLFERTELMKLKVKDLRDYLHLHEVSTQMCREKEELVELVLGQQTPSSSGPIINPLTQTQTPTVTQHETTPLPAPDTTTTTTTPSTHPHPTSTDNVPSQPPPTQEGSQTPSVLLPLGPEEPLDTEGDTELQGEQELQSSDTDEVLAPGRRASLSDLATADDIEALSVRQLKEILARNFVNYKGCCEKWELMERVTRLYHDQKDLQNLVSSTNDGTDPSGTPGQEENLCKICMDSPIDCVLLECGHMVTCTKCGKRMNECPICRQYVVRAVHIFRA, via the exons ATGTGGACGTCCTGCTGTAACTGGTTCTGTCTGGACACTGCCACGGTGGAGGAGAGCAACAGCAGCATGCGTCACCAGGCCTATACTAACTCAGGTTACAGCAGCTACCCATCGCCCCCACTCCCGGAACACACATGCAAAGCCTGCGGAAGCCGCTTCGTCACCCTTGCCAGAAAG CAGCATGTCTGCGTGGACTGCAAGAAGAACTACTGCGGCAGTTGTTCGGCCCAGCTTGAGCCCCGGCAACGCCTTTGCCACACTTGCCAGCGGTTTCACGGCACGCTTTTCGAGCGCACTGAGCTGATGAAGCTCAAGGTGAAGGACCTGCGCGACTACCTCCACCTGCACGAGGTCTCAACACAGATGTGCCGTGAGAAAGAGGAACTGGTGGAGCTGGTCCTGGGACAGCAGACACCATCATCCTCTGGCCCAATCATAAACCCTCTGACCCAAACACAGACCCCCACCGTGACCCAGCATGAGACAACTCCTCTTCCAGCTCCcgatactaccaccaccaccaccacaccctccacacacccccaccccacctccaCAGACAATGTCCCTTCACAGCCGCCACCCACTCAGGAGGGCAGTCAG ACCCCGTCTGTGTTGTTGCCCTTGGGTCCTGAGGAGCCACTGGACACTGAGGGAGATACAGAGCTGCAGGGAGAGCAGGAGCTGCAG TCCTCAGACACAGATGAGGTGCTGGCACCAGGCCGCAGGGCGTCGCTGTCAGACCTGGCCACGGCAGACGACATCGAGGCCCTCAGCGTCCGGCAGCTCAAGGAGATCCTAGCCCGTAACTTTGTCAACTACAAGGGCTGCTGCGAGAAGTGGGAACTAATGGAGAGGGTCACCCGCCTCTACCATGACCAGAAGGACCTCCAGAATCTGG TTTCAAGTACAAATGACGGCACAG ACCCCAGTGGTACCCCTGGCCAGGAAGAGAACCTGTGTAAGATCTGCATGGACTCTCCTATTGACTGTGTCCTGCTGGAGTGCGGCCACATGGTCACCTGCACCAAGTGTGGCAAGAGGATGAACGAGTGCCCCATCTGCAGGCAGTATGTGGTGCGCGCCGTTCACATCTTTAGAGCCTGA
- the LOC135552452 gene encoding E3 ubiquitin-protein ligase rififylin-like isoform X3 — MWTSCCNWFCLDTATVEESNSSMRHQAYTNSGYSSYPSPPLPEHTCKACGSRFVTLARKQHVCVDCKKNYCGSCSAQLEPRQRLCHTCQRFHGTLFERTELMKLKVKDLRDYLHLHEVSTQMCREKEELVELVLGQQTPSSSGPIINPLTQTQTPTVTQHETTPLPAPDTTTTTTTPSTHPHPTSTDNVPSQPPPTQEGSQSSDTDEVLAPGRRASLSDLATADDIEALSVRQLKEILARNFVNYKGCCEKWELMERVTRLYHDQKDLQNLVSSTNDGTDPSGTPGQEENLCKICMDSPIDCVLLECGHMVTCTKCGKRMNECPICRQYVVRAVHIFRA; from the exons ATGTGGACGTCCTGCTGTAACTGGTTCTGTCTGGACACTGCCACGGTGGAGGAGAGCAACAGCAGCATGCGTCACCAGGCCTATACTAACTCAGGTTACAGCAGCTACCCATCGCCCCCACTCCCGGAACACACATGCAAAGCCTGCGGAAGCCGCTTCGTCACCCTTGCCAGAAAG CAGCATGTCTGCGTGGACTGCAAGAAGAACTACTGCGGCAGTTGTTCGGCCCAGCTTGAGCCCCGGCAACGCCTTTGCCACACTTGCCAGCGGTTTCACGGCACGCTTTTCGAGCGCACTGAGCTGATGAAGCTCAAGGTGAAGGACCTGCGCGACTACCTCCACCTGCACGAGGTCTCAACACAGATGTGCCGTGAGAAAGAGGAACTGGTGGAGCTGGTCCTGGGACAGCAGACACCATCATCCTCTGGCCCAATCATAAACCCTCTGACCCAAACACAGACCCCCACCGTGACCCAGCATGAGACAACTCCTCTTCCAGCTCCcgatactaccaccaccaccaccacaccctccacacacccccaccccacctccaCAGACAATGTCCCTTCACAGCCGCCACCCACTCAGGAGGGCAGTCAG TCCTCAGACACAGATGAGGTGCTGGCACCAGGCCGCAGGGCGTCGCTGTCAGACCTGGCCACGGCAGACGACATCGAGGCCCTCAGCGTCCGGCAGCTCAAGGAGATCCTAGCCCGTAACTTTGTCAACTACAAGGGCTGCTGCGAGAAGTGGGAACTAATGGAGAGGGTCACCCGCCTCTACCATGACCAGAAGGACCTCCAGAATCTGG TTTCAAGTACAAATGACGGCACAG ACCCCAGTGGTACCCCTGGCCAGGAAGAGAACCTGTGTAAGATCTGCATGGACTCTCCTATTGACTGTGTCCTGCTGGAGTGCGGCCACATGGTCACCTGCACCAAGTGTGGCAAGAGGATGAACGAGTGCCCCATCTGCAGGCAGTATGTGGTGCGCGCCGTTCACATCTTTAGAGCCTGA
- the LOC135552452 gene encoding E3 ubiquitin-protein ligase rififylin-like isoform X2 gives MWTSCCNWFCLDTATVEESNSSMRHQAYTNSGYSSYPSPPLPEHTCKACGSRFVTLARKHVCVDCKKNYCGSCSAQLEPRQRLCHTCQRFHGTLFERTELMKLKVKDLRDYLHLHEVSTQMCREKEELVELVLGQQTPSSSGPIINPLTQTQTPTVTQHETTPLPAPDTTTTTTTPSTHPHPTSTDNVPSQPPPTQEGSQTPSVLLPLGPEEPLDTEGDTELQGEQELQSSDTDEVLAPGRRASLSDLATADDIEALSVRQLKEILARNFVNYKGCCEKWELMERVTRLYHDQKDLQNLVSSTNDGTDPSGTPGQEENLCKICMDSPIDCVLLECGHMVTCTKCGKRMNECPICRQYVVRAVHIFRA, from the exons ATGTGGACGTCCTGCTGTAACTGGTTCTGTCTGGACACTGCCACGGTGGAGGAGAGCAACAGCAGCATGCGTCACCAGGCCTATACTAACTCAGGTTACAGCAGCTACCCATCGCCCCCACTCCCGGAACACACATGCAAAGCCTGCGGAAGCCGCTTCGTCACCCTTGCCAGAAAG CATGTCTGCGTGGACTGCAAGAAGAACTACTGCGGCAGTTGTTCGGCCCAGCTTGAGCCCCGGCAACGCCTTTGCCACACTTGCCAGCGGTTTCACGGCACGCTTTTCGAGCGCACTGAGCTGATGAAGCTCAAGGTGAAGGACCTGCGCGACTACCTCCACCTGCACGAGGTCTCAACACAGATGTGCCGTGAGAAAGAGGAACTGGTGGAGCTGGTCCTGGGACAGCAGACACCATCATCCTCTGGCCCAATCATAAACCCTCTGACCCAAACACAGACCCCCACCGTGACCCAGCATGAGACAACTCCTCTTCCAGCTCCcgatactaccaccaccaccaccacaccctccacacacccccaccccacctccaCAGACAATGTCCCTTCACAGCCGCCACCCACTCAGGAGGGCAGTCAG ACCCCGTCTGTGTTGTTGCCCTTGGGTCCTGAGGAGCCACTGGACACTGAGGGAGATACAGAGCTGCAGGGAGAGCAGGAGCTGCAG TCCTCAGACACAGATGAGGTGCTGGCACCAGGCCGCAGGGCGTCGCTGTCAGACCTGGCCACGGCAGACGACATCGAGGCCCTCAGCGTCCGGCAGCTCAAGGAGATCCTAGCCCGTAACTTTGTCAACTACAAGGGCTGCTGCGAGAAGTGGGAACTAATGGAGAGGGTCACCCGCCTCTACCATGACCAGAAGGACCTCCAGAATCTGG TTTCAAGTACAAATGACGGCACAG ACCCCAGTGGTACCCCTGGCCAGGAAGAGAACCTGTGTAAGATCTGCATGGACTCTCCTATTGACTGTGTCCTGCTGGAGTGCGGCCACATGGTCACCTGCACCAAGTGTGGCAAGAGGATGAACGAGTGCCCCATCTGCAGGCAGTATGTGGTGCGCGCCGTTCACATCTTTAGAGCCTGA